In a single window of the Papaver somniferum cultivar HN1 chromosome 8, ASM357369v1, whole genome shotgun sequence genome:
- the LOC113303570 gene encoding general transcription and DNA repair factor IIH subunit TFB1-1-like, with amino-acid sequence MASGQVVMHARYKNNGVRDPGVQGVLIMTEDKLDFSPDDPMPSAKLNVGFRSIKGHKFSREGSQRQALLMLTGSDKNYTFEFDRFTERDICRDFVGKVLGKIQAKESSASDAKVDPEKSATTLHDEQLRPEEMKLRMKLLAENSELQKLHKQFVIGGVLTEAEFWATRKKLLAVDASKMSKQRLGFKSAMLADVRPLTDGRTNKVTFSLTPEIIQQIFTEKPAVHQAFLKFVPSKMTEKDFWTKYCRAEFLHRTKNAVAAAAEAAEDEELAVFLKQDAILAGEARQKIRRVDPTLDMEADEGDDYIHLPDHGIFRDGSKEFTDSEYEQYKRTLAQDLNRHAAVVLEGRTLDMELGDTRTVAEALAKSKKADLATQMSDEKANHNRSERASRMAEIEDLQTPNNLPFAPLHIKDPREYFDSQQANALKALGDTAVGTKTINCNVSTAQAYGFLRKSISEMKVTGLSDPVIESEVARKVLIGLSQQLSSTKYNLGKNPQESILDRLPKKTKEELLHFWISIQELLKHFWSSYPVTTTYLNTKVSRLKDAMADIYPKLQGIKESAQSDFRHQVSLLVQPMVQALDAAFTHYDADLQKRSMRS; translated from the exons ATGGCAAGCGGTCAAGTAGTTATGCATGCTAGGTATAAGAACAATGGTGTCAGGGATCCTGGCGTTCAAGGAGTTCTTATTATG ACAGAGGACAAACTTGATTTCTCACCTGATGATCCTATGCCATCTGCAAAACTCAATGTTGGGTTTAGATCCATTAAAG GTCACAAATTTAGCAGGGAGGGAAGCCAAAGACAAGCGCTACTAATGCTTACAGGG AGCGATAAGAATTACACATTTGAGTTTGATAGATTTACTGAACGTGATATATGCCGAGATTTTGTTG GAAAGGTCCTTGGAAAGATCCAAGCTAAGGAATCATCTGCATCGGATGCCAAAGTGGATCCCGAGAAGTCTGCAACTACACTGCATGATGAACAGCTCCGTCCAGAAGAAATGAAGCTTCGGATGAAACTGCTAGCTGAAAATAG TGAGTTGCAGAAGCTGCATAAGCAATTTGTAATTGGTGGTGTTTTGACTGAAGCTGAATTCTGGGCCACAAGAAAG AAATTGCTTGCTGTTGATGCCAGCAAGATGTCTAAACAGCGATTGGGGTTCAAAAGTGCGATGCTTGCAGATGTCAGGCCACTGACAGATGGCCGG ACAAACAAAGTCACTTTCAGCCTGACTCCAGAAATTATTCAGCAG ATTTTCACTGAAAAACCAGCTGTTCATCAGGCATTTCTGAAATTTGTCCCGAGCAAG ATGACTGAAAAGGATTTCTGGACAAAGTATTGTAGAGCAGAGTTTCTCCATAGAACAAAAAATGCTGTTGCAGCTGCGGCTGAAGCTGCTGAAGATGAGGAGCTCGCTGTCTTCCTGAAGCAGGATGCCATATTGGCCGGTGAAGCTCGCCAgaag ATCAGGCGTGTTGATCCAACATTAGATATGGAAGCTGATGAAGGGGATGATTACATACATCTTCCG GATCATGGAATTTTTCGCGATGGGTCCAAGGAGTTTACTGATTCCGAATATGAACAATATAAGAGGACTCTCGCACAAGATCTTAACCGACATGCAGCAGTGGTCTTGGAAGGACGGACTTTGG ATATGGAACTAGGGGACACACGAACTGTAGCAGAAGCACTTGCCAAGTCCAAAAAGG CTGACTTAGCTACTCAAATGTCTGATGAGAAGGCAAATCACAATCGTTCGGAAAGGGCTTCTCGAATGGCTGAAATTGAAGATCTTCAAACACCTAATAACCTTCCATTCGCACCTCTGCATATTAAGGATccacgggagtactttgattctcAACAAGCTAATGCACTCAAAGCCCTAGGAGATACGGCAGTTGGAACAAAAACAATCAATTGTAATGTGAGCACGGCACAAGCATATGGATTTTTGAGGAAGTCAATCTCTGAGATGAAAGTAACAGGATTGAGTGATCCTGTAATTGAGTCCGAAGTTGCTCGTAAGGTTCTTATTGGTTTGTCTCAGCAGCTATCGAGTACCAAATATAACCTTGGGAAGAATCCACAGGAAAGTATCCTGGATAGACTTCCGAAGAAAACTAAAGAAGAGCTACTGCACTTCTGGATATCCATTCAAGAATTATTGAAGCATTTCTGGTCATCATATCCTGTTACAACAACATACCTTAATACCAAGGTAAGCAGACTGAAGGATGCCATGGCAGATATTTATCCCAAGCTGCAGGGAATTAAGGAATCCGCACAATCAGATTTTAGGCATCAAGTTTCTCTTCTAGTTCAACCAATGGTTCAGGCTCTGGACGCTGCATTTACTCATTATGATGCAGATTTGCAGAAGAGATCAATGAGGAGCTGA